From Medicago truncatula cultivar Jemalong A17 chromosome 7, MtrunA17r5.0-ANR, whole genome shotgun sequence, a single genomic window includes:
- the LOC120576913 gene encoding uncharacterized protein, with translation MAPTNSERLDELSEKVDTILNQLAILTTTPSPPSPPPPPPPNPPPPHMKLDVPRFDGSDAMGWIFKINQFFDYHQTSEEDRLTVASFYMEGQALSWYQWMHRNQQITSWYGLLQALETRFAPSYYDDPSSALFKLTQRSSVNQSLHEVERLANRIVGLPQPFLLSCFISGLTPDIRREVQALRPMNLSQATALAKLQEDKLTDRRHHFKGKLHNPSPLSVVPSSSTLPPLLPAPTPSRVNFRKLSTEEMASRREKGLCYNCDETFTPQHKCKGRFFLLISDDGFDTDPPTQTDTTTNDQDINPTTIIPEPPDQEAHISFHALSGGTDPATIRIRGHISNHPVTVLIDGGSTHNFVQTRIAKFLELPSHPTNTLKVMVGNGSILECHSLCSSIPISLQTQTFNIDFYSLPLCGADVVLGAPWLRSISPVLMDYTSLTLSYTSNNQTVTLTGIKPTVPNAISAQQLKRCVQTHSASELFHIQAVTRPATQNSPDPHPISPIQNLLHRFQTVFTEPTNLPPSRPSDHRITTLPNSKPINVRPYRYPYFQKNEIERQIQTMLAAHIIRPSHSSFSSPVLLVKKKDGTWRFCVDYRALNNITIRDRFPMPTIDELLDELGGASWFSKLDLRQGFHQIRMHEEDIPNTAFRTHQGHYEFRVMPFGLSNAPSTFQGTMNDLFRPFLRRFVIVFFDDILVYSTSLKEHLQHLEQVFQTLVNGNFFLKLSKCLFAQRQLEYLGHMVSTDGVFPEPSKIQSILNWPLPKSVTELRGFLGLTGFYRKFVKGYASIALPLTNLLRKDSFIWSDEATAAFQALQKAMTQTPTLALPNFSKPFVLETDASGLAMGAVLMQDSHPIAFFSKPFCPRLRRSSTYIRELHAITTAVKKWRQYLLGHPFVIFTDHQSLKELLTQVIQTPEQQLYLSKLMGYDYSIQYKSGKTNVVADALSRHPETTSEEYHASPLGGHMGITKTLARVQTNFWWEDMRNDVKTFITECLICQQMKYETRKTPGLLQPLPIPNAIWEDLSLDFITGLPPSNTHTAILVVVDRFSKGVHLAPLAPNFTAHRVATIFFNNICKLHGIPRSLVSDRDPIFLSKFWRDLFSLCGTKLRMSTSYHPESDGQTEVYNRVLEQYLRSFVHSKPSQWSKFLSLAEWSYNTSVHSSTGFSPFQITFGREPPSIPRYLQGSSTIEAVDSMLDNRQQLIEKLRRNLLKAQDKMKHFADKKRREVEFIPEQWVYVRLRPYRQKSLSDAAYTKLSKRFYGPFRITERIGKVAYRLELPPQSRIHPVFHCSLLKPHHGPVTYSNDLPPSAIENHPLVEPLALINQKLDTTTDPPTPMVLVQWKGLAPEDTSWEDWNMLQQKYHLEDKVIFPDPGDVSQSPTPTAAQLNTKPKRLIKKPAHLKDYV, from the exons ATGGCACCCACAAACTCAGAACGCCTTGATGAACTATCAGAAAAGGTCGATACCATCCTCAACCAACTCGCCATACTCACCACCACCCCATCtccaccatcaccaccacctccaccaccaccaaatcCACCCCCTCCTCATATGAAACTAGATGTACCCAGATTTGATGGCTCTGATGCAATGGGCTGGATATTCAAAATAAACCAGTTTTTTGACTACCATCAGACCTCTGAGGAAGATAGACTCACCGTTGCTTCCTTCTACATGGAAGGTCAAGCACTGAGCTGGTACCAATGGATGCATAGGAACCAACAAATCACTTCTTGGTATGGTTTGTTGCAAGCCCTTGAAACCCGTTTTGCCCCATCCTACTATGACGACCCATCCAGTGCTCTGTTCAAACTCACTCAACGTTCTTCTGTCAACCAATCTCTCCATGAGGTTGAACGCCTTGCAAATCGCATCGTCGGACTCCCACAACCGTTCCTCTTGAGCTGTTTTATCTCCGGTCTCACGCCGGATATCCGCCGTGAAGTTCAGGCTCTCCGACCGATGAACCTTTCTCAGGCCACCGCCCTTGCAAAACTCCAGGAAGACAAACTCACAGACCGCCGGCACCACTTTAAGGGTAAGCTCCACAACCCCTCACCTCTTTCTGTGGTTCCTTCCTCTTCAACCTTACCACCGCTACTCCCTGCTCCAACCCCTTCACGTGTCAATTTTCGCAAACTCTCGACGGAGGAGATGGCCTCTCGTCGTGAAAAGGGACTATGTTATAACTGTGATGAAACCTTCACCCCACAACACAAGTGCAAAGGCCGATTCTTCCTCCTCATTTCCGATGACGGTTTCGACACCGACCCACCTACACAAACTGACACTACTACCAATGACCAAGATATTAACCCAACCACCATTATCCCTGAACCACCAGACCAAGAGGCTCACATAAGCTTTCACGCCCTTTCTGGCGGTACCGACCCAGCCACCATTCGAATACGAGGCCACATCTCAAACCACCCAGTTACAGTCCTTATCGATGGCGGTAGTACTCACAATTTTGTGCAAACTCGTATAGCAAAATTTTTAGAGTTGCCTTCACATCCAACAAATACCCTTAAAGTCATGGTTGGTAATGGTAGCATACTGGAATGTCATAGTTTATGTTCATCCATTCCCATCTCATTACAAACACAGACCTTCAATATTGATTTTTACTCCTTACCACTTTGTGGAGCTGACGTGGTGTTAGGAGCCCCTTGGCTGAGATCTATCAGTCCAGTCCTCATGGATTATACCTCCCTCACACTTTCCTACACCTCAAATAACCAAACAGTTACCCTCACAGGAATCAAACCAACTGTGCCCAACGCAATCTCAGCCCAACAACTCAAAAGATGTGTCCAAACCCATTCAGCTTCTGAACTATTCCATATCCAAGCTGTAACCCGACCTGCGACCCAAAACTCACCCGACCCACACCCAATCTCACCAATCCAAAACCTACTCCATCGTTTCCAGACAGTTTTCACTGAACCCACCAACTTACCTCCATCACGACCCTCAGACCACCGCATCACCACACTCCCCAACTCAAAACCAATCAATGTCCGCCCATACCGCTACCCATATTTCCAGAAAAACGAAATAGAACGACAAATTCAAACCATGTTGGCCGCCCACATCATCCGACCAAGCCATAGTTCCTTCTCCTCACCGGTGCTGCTCGTAAAAAAGAAAGACGGTACATGGCGTTTCTGCGTCGATTACCGTGCACTCAACAACATCACCATCCGCGACAGATTCCCCATGCCCACCATCGACGAGTTACTCGACGAACTTGGCGGAGCTTCATGGTTCTCCAAACTAGACCTCAGACAAGGCTTTCACCAGATCCGGATGCATGAGGAAGACATCCCAAATACAGCATTCCGCACCCACCAAGGGCACTATGAATTTCGAGTCATGCCTTTCGGCCTCAGCAACGCACCATCCACTTTCCAAGGCACCATGAATGACCTGTTCCGTCCCTTCCTCCGCCGCTTTGTCATCGTCTTCTTCGACGATATACTAGTCTACAGCACATCCTTAAAGGAGCATCTTCAGCATTTGGAACAAGTATTCCAGACCTTAGTAAATGGCAATTTCTTCTTGAAACTTTCTAAATGCCTATTTGCTCAGAGACAACTTGAATACTTGGGTCACATGGTCTCCACTGATGGCGTTTTCCCAGAACCTTCCAAAATCCAATCAATACTCAACTGGCCCCTCCCCAAGTCAGTCACTGAATTAAGAGGATTCCTTGGGTTAACTGGATTCTACAGAAAATTCGTCAAAGGTTACGCATCCATAGCACTACCCTTAACCAATCTACTTCGTAAGGACTCATTTATCTGGTCCGACGAAGCTACTGCTGCTTTCCAAGCCCTCCAGAAAGCGATGACCCAGACTCCGACCTTAGCCTTACCAAACTTCTCCAAACCATTTGTCTTGGAAACAGACGCATCCGGCCTGGCCATGGGCGCCGTACTGATGCAAGATTCTCACCCTATCGCCTTCTTCAGCAAACCCTTTTGCCCTCGCTTACGACGGTCTTCCACTTACATCAGAGAACTCCATGCCATCACCACCGCCGTAAAGAAATGGCGCCAATACTTACTTGGCCACCCCTTTGTGATTTTTACCGATCACCAAAGCCTCAAAGAGTTATTAACCCAAGTCATCCAAACACCAGAGCAGCAACTCTACTTGTCAAAACTGATGGGATATGATTACTCAATTCAATACAAGTCCGGTAAAACTAACGTCGTAGCCGATGCACTCTCCCGCCATCCAGAGACAACCTCAG AGGAATACCATGCTTCCCCCTTGGGCGGCCATATGGGTATCACTAAGACGCTTGCGAGAGTACAAACCAATTTCTGGTGGGAGGACATGCGTAATGATGTCAAGACATTCATTACTGAGTGCTTAATTTGCCAACAGATGAAATATGAAACTAGAAAAACCCCTGGCCTTCTCCAACCCCTACCCATCCCAAATGCCATTTGGGAAGACTTATCACTAGATTTCATCACCGGCTTACCACCGTCCAATACCCACACTGCCATCTTAGTTGTCGTTGATCGCTTCTCCAAGGGCGTCCACTTAGCCCCCCTTGCACCCAACTTTACTGCTCACCGGGTTGCCACTATCTTTTTTAACAACATTTGCAAATTACATGGCATTCCCCGCAGTCTTGTCTCCGACAGGGACCCAATTTTTCTCAGCAAATTCTGGCGTGACCTGTTCTCTCTATGCGGTACTAAGCTACGCATGAGCACCTCCTATCATCCCGAATCTGATGGTCAAACAGAGGTGTACAACCGCGTCTTGGAACAATACTTACGCTCATTTGTCCACTCCAAACCATCCCAATGGTCGAAATTTCTCTCCTTGGCAGAATGGTCCTATAATACTTCAGTGCATTCCTCAACTGGGTTCTCTCCCTTCCAAATTACCTTTGGCAGAGAACCACCTTCTATTCCTAGGTACCTTCAGGGATCATCTACAATTGAAGCTGTAGATTCCATGCTGGACAACCGACAACAACTCATTGAGAAACTGCGCCGCAATCTGCTGAAGGCACAAGATAAGATGAAACACTTTGCTGACAAGAAACGCAGGGAAGTTGAATTTATTCCAGAACAGTGGGTTTATGTCCGCCTCCGCCCTTATCGTCAGAAGAGTCTCTCAGATGCTGCCTACACAAAGTTATCCAAACGCTTTTATGGACCCTTCCGCATCACGGAACGCATTGGAAAGGTTGCCTACCGTCTTGAATTACCACCACAATCCAGAATTCACCCCGTCTTCCATTGTTCTCTCCTCAAACCACATCATGGACCTGTCACATACTCCAATGACCTGCCACCTTCTGCTATTGAGAACCACCCCTTGGTTGAACCGCTTGCACTAATTAATCAAAAGCTGGACACTACTACCGATCCACCTACTCCTATGGTCTTGGTTCAATGGAAAGGGCTCGCCCCTGAGGATACTAGCTGGGAGGATTGGAACATGCTTCAACAGAAATATcaccttgaggacaaggtgATTTTTCCAGACCCAGGTGATGTTAGCCAAAGCCCAACTCCAACTGCAGCCCAACTGAACACTAAGCCCAAAAGACTCATCAAGAAGCCAGCTCACCTCAAGGACTATGTGTGA